Proteins from a single region of Diaphorobacter limosus:
- a CDS encoding IS5 family transposase, whose product MPQPGQTADFFRQPLAEMIDLHHPLAVLASRLPWAQIEAALAPHFARQAREGRAVAQDDLFGPSVQVAGGAVAAAGRPRLPIRLMASLLYLKHANKLSDEELVQRWAENVVWQHFSGMRFYEPRLPCDATQIGRFRTAIGEAGVEELLKATIDTAVTSRAIGPAEFERLIVDTTVQEKAIAHPVDSRLLEIARHKVVTAAKRAGIALKQTFVREGKALRRKAGGYAHAKQFKRLKKTVKRQRTILGIVLREVGRKIKQMPQVPAEALTALHDLMQRAERIRTQQPKDKNKLYAMHAPEVECIGKGKARKPYEFGVKVSVAVTHRQGLMVGARSFTGNPYDGHTLAEQLEQVTILTEDTGRSPKQVVVDLGFRGVDAHNPGVEIIHRGKFKSLTSAHRRWLKRRQAVEPAIGHLKHDNGMDRCWLKGSMGDALHAVLCAAGYNIRWLLRAIVRLGLKGLFAPLLARLWIWAAALAMATQARRTRCGSLGWMLR is encoded by the coding sequence ATGCCCCAGCCCGGTCAAACCGCCGACTTCTTCCGCCAACCACTGGCCGAGATGATCGACCTGCACCACCCGCTGGCGGTGCTCGCCAGCCGCCTGCCCTGGGCACAGATCGAGGCAGCGCTGGCACCGCACTTTGCTCGCCAGGCACGCGAGGGCCGTGCAGTGGCACAAGACGACCTGTTTGGCCCTTCTGTGCAAGTGGCTGGCGGCGCAGTCGCCGCCGCAGGCCGTCCGCGCCTGCCCATCCGCCTGATGGCCAGCCTGCTGTACCTCAAGCACGCCAACAAGCTCAGCGACGAGGAGCTGGTGCAGCGCTGGGCGGAGAACGTGGTCTGGCAGCACTTCAGCGGCATGCGCTTCTACGAACCACGCCTGCCGTGTGACGCCACGCAGATCGGACGCTTTCGTACAGCGATTGGCGAGGCCGGCGTGGAAGAACTGCTCAAGGCCACCATCGACACGGCCGTCACCTCCAGGGCCATCGGGCCCGCCGAGTTCGAGCGGTTGATCGTGGACACCACGGTGCAGGAGAAGGCCATTGCCCACCCGGTGGACTCACGCCTGCTGGAGATCGCCCGCCACAAGGTGGTGACCGCCGCCAAGCGGGCGGGCATTGCCCTGAAGCAGACCTTTGTGCGCGAAGGCAAGGCCTTGCGGCGCAAGGCCGGCGGCTACGCCCATGCCAAGCAGTTCAAGCGACTCAAGAAGACCGTCAAGCGCCAGCGCACCATCCTCGGCATCGTGTTGCGCGAGGTGGGGCGCAAGATCAAGCAGATGCCTCAAGTGCCGGCCGAGGCGCTGACCGCCCTGCACGATCTGATGCAGCGCGCCGAGCGCATCCGCACCCAGCAACCCAAAGACAAGAACAAGCTGTATGCCATGCACGCACCGGAGGTCGAGTGCATTGGCAAGGGCAAGGCCAGGAAACCTTACGAGTTCGGCGTGAAGGTCAGCGTGGCGGTAACGCACAGGCAAGGGCTGATGGTGGGCGCACGCAGCTTTACCGGCAACCCCTATGACGGCCACACCTTGGCTGAGCAACTCGAGCAGGTAACGATCCTGACCGAAGACACGGGCCGCAGCCCCAAGCAGGTGGTCGTCGATCTGGGCTTCAGAGGGGTGGATGCACACAACCCGGGCGTTGAAATCATCCACCGGGGCAAGTTCAAAAGCCTCACCTCAGCGCATCGGCGCTGGCTCAAGAGAAGGCAAGCGGTAGAGCCTGCGATAGGGCACTTGAAACACGACAACGGCATGGATCGGTGCTGGCTCAAGGGATCCATGGGCGATGCGTTGCACGCGGTGCTGTGCGCAGCCGGCTACAACATCCGCTGGCTGCTGCGGGCGATCGTGCGTTTGGGCCTCAAGGGGCTTTTTGCGCCCCTGCTCGCACGACTGTGGATCTGGGCTGCGGCGCTGGCTATGGCCACGCAGGCGCGCAGAACCCGCTGTGGATCGCTGGGTTGGATGTTGCGGTGA